The following is a genomic window from Candidatus Leptovillus gracilis.
CGCGTTGGGCGCTGCCATTCGCCAGGTCTATGCTGACCATCATCGCCACGCCGATGGCGACGCCGATGATCAGCAGGATGTACTGCAACGGCCGTCGCTTCAAGCGCCGCCAGCCGAGGCGGAAGAGGGGGAGATTAGAGGGGAGGTTCATAGGGGGGACTTTTTCGTAAGCCGTGTTCCGTTTACGGCTCACGGCTCACGTTCTTCCAAACGGCCGTTATGCACATCCATCACCCGGTCGGCAAAGGGCACAATCTCTGGGTTGTGGGTCGCCATGATCAGCGTCTTGCCCGCGCCGCGTGTCAGGCTGATGAGCAGGTTCAGGACTTTTTCACCCGTCTCCTCGTCCAGGTTGCCGGTGGGTTCATCGGCCAGCACCAGCAGCGGGTTATGGGCCAGGGCGCGGGCAATCGCCACCCGCTGCTGCTCGCCGCCGGACAATTTGTCCGGGAAGGCGTCGCCGGTCGGCCAGCCCTACCTCGTCCAGCAGTTGGAGGGCATGGAGGGCGACGGCCGTTGCCTTTTTGCCCGCCAACTCCTGCGGCAGCGTCACGTTCTCTAACACGGTCAGCGTTGGAATGAGATTAAAAAATTGGAAGATAAAGCCAATATGGTCGCGCCGGAACAGGGTTCGCTCCCGTTCGCGCAGTTGGGTGATGGTAACACCGTTGATGCCCACGTCGCCGCCGTCGGGCTTTTCGATACCGCTGATCAGGTTGAGCAGCGTGCTTTTGCCGCTGCCGCTGCGCCCCAGCAGCGCCACAAACTGCCCCTCTTCAACTGTCGCGTTCACCCGATCCAACACCTGGCGCTGTTGGCCACCCTCGCTGAAAAATTTACTCAACTGCTCAATCTGTACCATGCTCATGCGCTGCTTTTCCTTGTTGGTTGTGCCGTTTTTCACATAGGCGTTTACTGTAACATGATTACTGGCTTAAATCAATCCAAAATCATGAATATATCTTAACAAAATATGTGCAAACTATTTTCAACGCAAGAGCGGCTGCGGAACGTACAACAAACGGCCGTTATCCAGCCGCCTAAACAGCGTATAATATCAGCATAATGTGCTATAAGAGCTAGCAGGTTGTCGGAGAACCCAAGATAGGTACACGGATTGAACGGATTGAACGGATAGGACGGATAGGACGGATAGGACGGATAGGACGGATTTTAACAGATAAATCACCAGAAAATCCGTTAAATCCGTGTCATCTGTGTATCAATTTTTACTTTTCCGACAGGCTGCCAGGTCTGGCAGGCTGTCCCCAGCCTGTCAGGACTAAAAAGGAGTCTAAACATGCCAAAAACAAACCATCCTCAAAGAACCCGGTTGGGTTACCTGCTGCTGGGATTGGCGGTCCTCATATTTGCCCGCGCCACCAGCATACAAGCCGCCGACGACAAATGGCGCGCCTCTTATTGGAACAACCGCGATCTAGCGGGCGACCCGGTGCTGGTGCGCGATGAAAGCAGCCTGGACCATGTATGGAACGATGAATCACCGGGCTACCCGGTGCTGGCAGATAATTTTTCGGTCCGCTGGACGCGCAGCGTCAACTTTGCCACGTCTGGGGTGTATCGCTTCACGGCCACGATGGACGATGGGCTGCGCCTATGGGTGAACGACGCCCAGGTCATCAATTCCTGGAACGACAGCCAGGCCCACACCATCACCGCCGATGTGTATCTGGCGGCCGGCGACCACCAGTTGAAGGTGGAGTATTACGAAGCCACCGGGGGAGCTATCGCCCAATTGTCTTGGGGGCTGGTGGGCGGCAGCACGGCGAACTGGCGCGGCGAATATTTCAACAACAAGACGTTGTTCGGTCAGCCCACGCTGGTGCGCGATGACGCCGCCATCAACTTTAACTGGGGCACAGGCAAACCGGCCGACAGCATCAACGGCGACGAATTTTCCGTCCGTTGGACGCGCACACTGCCGCTGGAGGCGGGCGTGTATCGCTTCACCACCACCACCGATGACGGCGTGCGGCTGTGGGTGAATAACCAACTGCTGATTGACCGCTGGCAAGACCAGACTCTGGCCTCTTTTTCGGCTGAGGTGACTCTGCCCGGTGGTGGTGTGCCGGTGAAGATGGAGTATTACGAAAACCGCGACACGGCCGTCGCCCAGCTAAGTTGGGTGAAAACAGCCGCAACGACTGGAAGTACGACACCGCCAACGGCCGTAGCCGCCATCCCACCCTGGACCGGTTCTTACTACAACAACACCAACCTGGAAGGCAGCCCGGCGCTGGTGCGCCAGGACCCTGGAATCAACATTATTTGGGGTTCCAGTTCACCGCTGCCCAACGTCGTCAACGCCGACCGCTTCTCGGTGCGCTGGACAACAACAGCCAACCTGCCGGCCGGCTCTTATCGCTTCACCACCTTTGTCGAAGGCGGCACGCGCTTGTGGGTCAACGACCAGCTCATCATTGACGAGTGGCGCGATTATTATCAGGTGAAAGAGTGGGCCAATGTGATCAATCTGCCGGGCGGTTCGACCACACTGCGCCTGGAGTTCTTTGAGGATGTGGGTCTGGCCGAAGCCCGGTTGGTGGTTCAACCCCAATCCGGCGGCGCAGTTCCCTCCAGCCCGACGACAACACCCACCAGTCCCAGTGGATCATTGACGGCAACGGTGATCAATGCCCGCGCCCTAAATGTGCGCAGCGGACCGGGCGCGG
Proteins encoded in this region:
- a CDS encoding SH3 domain-containing protein yields the protein MPKTNHPQRTRLGYLLLGLAVLIFARATSIQAADDKWRASYWNNRDLAGDPVLVRDESSLDHVWNDESPGYPVLADNFSVRWTRSVNFATSGVYRFTATMDDGLRLWVNDAQVINSWNDSQAHTITADVYLAAGDHQLKVEYYEATGGAIAQLSWGLVGGSTANWRGEYFNNKTLFGQPTLVRDDAAINFNWGTGKPADSINGDEFSVRWTRTLPLEAGVYRFTTTTDDGVRLWVNNQLLIDRWQDQTLASFSAEVTLPGGGVPVKMEYYENRDTAVAQLSWVKTAATTGSTTPPTAVAAIPPWTGSYYNNTNLEGSPALVRQDPGINIIWGSSSPLPNVVNADRFSVRWTTTANLPAGSYRFTTFVEGGTRLWVNDQLIIDEWRDYYQVKEWANVINLPGGSTTLRLEFFEDVGLAEARLVVQPQSGGAVPSSPTTTPTSPSGSLTATVINARALNVRSGPGAEFEPFTYVSGGQLVNLTGYRSSGWVQIRLLDGRTGWVGGAYLGGYNYNALAQWSGG